CGGCAGCGTGGTCGCGCTCAAGACGAAGGTTGAAGTATCGTCTCCCGCGCCCACACCCTCCATGCCAACGGAACCGACGATCCATCAGACGGTCCTTGAAGGATCCATACTGCTCACGCCCGGAAAGCCGCTCACACTCGGCTCGGCCGACATCGAAGGCACGCACCAGCGCATCGAAGTGGAAGTGCTCGCAACGCCGACGAACTAATGCCATACGACGAACAGCGGTGCGATTTGCGACGCAGCAAACGCACCGCTGTTTCAGGCGAGCGGTACGATAGAAGTCGATGTCTCACGCGATTCTCCTTCTAGCTCACGGCACTCCCGACACCCTCGACCAGATGGCCGAGTACCTTGCGCACGTCACCAACGGGCGCCCCATGCCGCAGCACGTTGTCGAAGAGTTGCAACATCGCTACGGCGAGATCGGCCTGCGCCACGAGCCGCTGCCTGAAGGCCCGCCGCTCACGCGCCTCACGCTGCTGCAAGGCAAGCTGCTAGAGCAAGAGCTCGGCACGCGCGTCTATGTCGGCATGCGCAACTGGCATCCGTTCATCGGCGAGGTGGTCGAGCAGATGAAGAGCGATGGCGTCACCAGCGCCACCGTGCTTTGCCTTGCACCGCAAAACTCACGCACCTCCACCGGCCTCTATCGTCGCGCGTTGGAGAAGGCTCTCGACAACGCGTTCCCCTTCACGTTTATCGCTGGCTGGGCGGACGAACCGCTGCTCATCGAAGCCTTTGCCGATAAGCTCACCACCGCATGGCAAGCAGCCTGCACGAAGCACAACGCACGCGTGCCCGTGCTCTTCACCGCGCACTCTGTGCCCTGCCGCACCATTCGCGCGACCACCGAACAGCAGGCCGCCGAAGGCTCCAACCGGCCC
Above is a genomic segment from Granulicella cerasi containing:
- a CDS encoding ferrochelatase translates to MSHAILLLAHGTPDTLDQMAEYLAHVTNGRPMPQHVVEELQHRYGEIGLRHEPLPEGPPLTRLTLLQGKLLEQELGTRVYVGMRNWHPFIGEVVEQMKSDGVTSATVLCLAPQNSRTSTGLYRRALEKALDNAFPFTFIAGWADEPLLIEAFADKLTTAWQAACTKHNARVPVLFTAHSVPCRTIRATTEQQAAEGSNRPGENTPADGLQNYGAAEAGDPYPIECKQTAALVAARAGLSEADWFFAFQSQGVAGAPWIGPSVEDTITALAAAGHRAVVMQPIGFLCDHVEILYDIDVNFRDFGNERGISVTRAESLNDSPKLIDGIAHVLATRA